The window ctggattcattgatggacatcaaaatagaaccagaggaattctgTGAGTCTAATGAAGGTGATGAATATTCATACGAAATGAATTCaacagtgaatgaaaaacatccgcaaacttgcaaaaaggaagtaaaacaagaaagaaggaatagtGACAATGGAGAGAAGCTTTTCAGATCCGCTGACTGTGAAAAAgcattttacaagaaaattaatcttacaaatgatatcacaaatcctaccagagagaaattcatatgtaatgactgtgggaaagcattttcaaggaaagattgtcttacaattcatatgagaatccacactggagagaatCTATTCATATGcaacgaatgtgggaaagcattttcccagaaatcacaTCTTACAGATCATACGAGAATCCATAATGGAGAAAAGCCATTCGtatgcaaagaatgtgggaaagcattttccttgaaacGTAATCTTATAGCTCATATGAaaatccatactggagagaagccatttatgtGCAAAGAATGTGGAAAAGCATTTTCTCGCAAAACACATCTTACTCTTCATATGAGAATgcatactggagaaaagccattccTGCTGCAATGAATGTGGAAAGAAAGCATTTTCAAGAAACCacatcttacaagtcatatgagaatcataccggagaaaagccattcatatgcaaggaggagtgtgggaaagcattttcccacaaaCCAAGTCTTACACTTCacatgagattgcatactggagagaagccagcctttatgtgcaaagaatgtgggaaagcattttcccgcaAAACACAtcttacacttcatatgagattCATAATGGAAAGAAGCCATTTATGTGCAAAGAATGTGGAAAAGCATTTTCTCGCAAAACACATCTTACTCTTCATATGAGAATgcatactggagaaaagccattcatgTGTAAAGAATGTGGAAAAGCATTTTCCCGCAAAACACAtcttacacttcatatgagattTCATAATGGAAAGAAGCCATATGTGTGCaatgaatgtgggaaagcatttccccAGAAATCAAATCTTGCAattcatatgagattgcatactggagagaagccatatatgtgcaatgaatgtgggaaagcattttcccagaaatcaagtcttacaagtcatatgagattgcatactagaaaggaaaaagaaacatcatgataaaataaaccagttaaggcagagatctctcaaatgaccaactatatgacagatcaaaatcactcacaaaatctgctcaagaaaatatggaaaataaagaaaaaatacagaataggggATGAACAAGTGAGTGGAAAACTGGCAGAACACCAAGCCAATATAAACGTCCTAGCTTCACAAATAGGAAACGAACAacagaagataaaagtaaaacaaataagtaGGCAGTTTGGTGAAAATCCAAAGATTGTGTATAGGAAGATGACGAAAGAAACAATGGAGGTACGAACACCACCGAGCAAGGAAGACCTAGAGAGATTTTAGAAGCCACTGTTTGAAGACCCTAGACAACACCAAGAGAATTCATGGATTGACACCATTAGGCAGAAGAACAGCCAGAAacagcaaataataaaaataataataataataatatgctttatttcagctcggggccatatacattgaatatacaaaatacagacagtaacattcacaatctagatacatgggacatgataaaatagaaagagaaaatgaataatcggcacttatccacaaaatagatgaggtagcataaaagctagtaatcatcatactggtaataacagtaataatattggtgagaaaaaaaatatgcattgagagtaataacagttggtgcacatattatataacttaaatttcaactagagaccttaggtggttacagtagtcaggtccagagggcttaatacataaattaaatgtaaataaaactttaactttatagtaatcacagtaataatgaaaaattaaaatatcagcaataaatgtaataatgacaaaaactgcagatgacatcttgccaatacagagattaagtcctttaggggacgaaggcctcattttcccatctttcccacaatttagattttcttcttgcttcactccttaggatgctttgtatgagtgagttgctgctgtttctcactcgggttaccagactggacattgttcgcctaacaatgatttttaaattgtccaggtggttttctatgaacatctgtgtggcggagtggtagcggggagtgtttgtgaggcgtctcagaatgtcattgtgcacaacagtgatgcgtctcatggtctctcgggtatagttcgtccagagggaacacccatagatactgtagcagtacgagcggaaaagCAGCAGTTTtgcgtctcggtgacagaaggcaaacctccttgcaatcatgttgccagctgcacataatttacgacgcctctgttcaatgtctgccgtatcttttaggtcgtcggtgataatgtgacccaaatacggaaattcgtacacaaattccagccgatggtttccgaggaaaatttgaggttctgcaatatccttaagcgatctcgggagcagcgacatgcactgggtcttcgtttcgttgtagattatatcaaattcctctgcatattggcggcaagtgtcgatgagtcgttggagaccttgcactaatggggaaatcagaaccatatcgtcggcgtaacagaggttgtttttagttgtttcattgacggtgcatccgattgggagcgagttcagtttgacattcaaggcatctgtgtacgtattaaacaggtatggagagagaatgcccccttgccgaagcccgtttaaggagccgaaggtgtaagataatacgttaccccatttgacacagaattgctgtgtggagaaccagcaatgtaaaatgccatttagatacaggggtgtgccccttttatccagcttcaggaagagcttcaggtagtttactctgtcaaatgcttttctcacatctacgaaacaaaggaaaacaggagaggctgatgataggtaatagttcagcaattctttcagtatgtagatgcaggtgtcggttgagtggtttgctttaaacccgaactggttgtcagtggtgtgtagaaaggggagaagtctcactagaagaacagactcaagtatcttcgatgcgatcgttgtgattgcaatcggccggtagttgccagggtcagctgcatcctttagcttgtttttgattaatggtatcaagtgaactaagagtagggagtctggaagaaaccgtgaattatgcacgcattgaatagggcagctagcaaaatgtaaattatcggatggcagagtttgaaggcctctgcaggaagaccatcacagccgggcgatttattattaggtaggctgtttatggcatcgctgatgttacctggcgtaatacggtctgcaaaatgaaattgaatgttgtcagtaaggaggttatctacatcccttcgggaatcttgatcatttatgcaa is drawn from Macrobrachium nipponense isolate FS-2020 chromosome 47, ASM1510439v2, whole genome shotgun sequence and contains these coding sequences:
- the LOC135204528 gene encoding zinc finger protein OZF-like, with the protein product MNPEHSLEFPLKSETEGSLSLPSINQENSNMATFNGTNDRDFLSLDSLMDIKIEPEEFCESNEGDEYSYEMNSTVNEKHPQTCKKEVKQERRNSDNGEKLFRSADCEKAFYKKINLTNDITNPTREKFICNDCGKAFSRKDCLTIHMRIHTGENLFICNECGKAFSQKSHLTDHTRIHNGEKPFVCKECGKAFSLKRNLIAHMKIHTGEKPFMCKECGKAFSRKTHLTLHMRMHTGEKPFLLMWESIFPQNTSYTSYEIHNGKKPFMCKECGKAFSRKTHLTLHMRMHTGEKPFMCKECGKAFSRKTHLTLHMRFHNGKKPYVCNECGKAFPQKSNLAIHMRLHTGEKPYMCNECGKAFSQKSSLTSHMRLHTRKEKETS